The Gossypium hirsutum isolate 1008001.06 chromosome A03, Gossypium_hirsutum_v2.1, whole genome shotgun sequence genome contains the following window.
ttttttatttcattttgcttgcttttgagttttatttaaaattttttatcagtTCATGCATGTAttgcttattttattatttctaattaGCTTGTCTTCTTCATTTGTTTATCTCGTTGCATCTTTTTGTTATTTCTATCATCGCCATTTATATCATCGTATTTGTTATTTTGCGTATTTATACTTGATTCATGATTGCTGTCTCATATTTGTTATCAAGCATGTTGTGCCATTATCATTATAAATCCACATTGCAACATTGTTTATTAAATACAAGTTTATATTTTAGCCATGCTCAAACGAATTAAACGTacatcatttttaaatatttcattaatttcatccaaattcgtacaaaaagaaaaattaaaaataaaggtaatattctaTTTTTTGGGGGATTCAAGAGATCGTGctctaacgtgctgggtttcgatttttttcccTTGACCCAAAAGATcgaataaccttttaaaattaaggtgcatgagttttgaaaatccaAAGACCGGCTTACTCTCGAAGGTttaaagcgttgtgtcctaacgtgttggttgtgacattttattacttcgggacgagaaggtctttaacatttgcTTCGATTTATCTAAACATCTTtgcaaaattaacattaataaaagacggatcgtattttaaattcctTTCGAGTTTTccaatttcgacattaagatattaattaattaattaggtaccaattttgggcgtgacgaggtgctaatcattcctcatacgtaatcgactgccgaatccgttttctcgaatttcgtagaccaaaatcattgttttagtaaaacaaaacacttcattaaaacaatcagattacgaagtgatccgatcacacctcacaaaaaggattggtggcgactccattctCATTTTTccgttttcaaaatcaaagtcgaactcattttcaaaaaaatggtttcgacaaatgttttttgaaagaaaaaaataatcctataaaattaagggtaaactattaaaatagtcacttttgtttaccttaggttacattatattcacttatgtttgaaatgttaagttttagtcacttatgttaatgtattgtaacattttagtcaccgaGCCGTTAATTACCATTAATGATGTAATGGTAAGCTaacgtggcatgttaaatcatcatttcaaacaaaaatttcaggttaaattatacaattggtcctcaTATTtgtcgttttgagcaatttaattttttttcttttgtattcttttaacttttcttcttttttttcattctcttctacttcttcctctgttttcctcccttctccatctcttttaatgtagtttttctatgtttttcatttgttaaaactaaaggggaggaagaaaagaaaaaaattgaaataaaaagaaaaattaaattgtttaaaaaaataaaagtatagggactagttttaacaaatagaaaatatagaaaaactaagtTAAAAGAGATAGAGATGGGAGGAAAACAAaaggagaagcagaagagaataaaaaataaagaaagttaaaagaacataaaagaaaaaaattaaatttgctcaaaatgaaaaaatatggggaacaattatataatttaacctaattttttttgtttgaaatgatgatttaacgtgctacGGTAgtttaccgttacaccgttaacgtCAATTAACagttcagtgactaaaatgttacaccGTGTTAACGTAAGGGACTAAAaagtaacatttcaaacataaatgaataaaatgtaatatgaggtaaacaaaagtgactattttattagtttgaattaaaagtaaatgatataatacatgacaAAACTTTAAGCTATTTATACGTCAAAAATTAGGTCCTCCACGTAAAAGTAAGTTTATTTTTGtagatgttttgttttaaatatatataaagatttaATTGAAATTGGGAAAATCGTAAGTATGAATTAAATCACAACTTTTATTCACCCTGTTGCTTTATATGCATATCTTCTTCTATCATGCTAGTTGTCCTTCTTTACATGCATATCTCACCCCTGAAAATTTGATGGAACGGCTTGAGATGTTGTTACAAGAGGAATCTTTGCACCTTCAGATGTGGACAGAATTTTAAAGCTTCCGCTTAGTATTTCAAACCTTCTAATGGGATGAATAGACTGTCGGTTTATAGGGTGGATGTTAATAGCTTACTGCTGTTCCGAATCTGTCTGTTACGGGGTGTTGGCAAAGCATTTGGAATTGTGACTTGCCTCCTAAGGTGAAACATTTTTGCTGGAGGTGTTTGACAAGTTTTATCAAGTGTGAGGTGTTGCTTGATTGGAAGGGTATCCATGTGAGCGGTACAGGTTGCCAGAGGATATTGAGCATGTACTAGTGCAATTCTGTCTGTGTTGACAATCTTATCTCTCTGGTTTTATAATAGGTTACTTTGATGGGAGATTCGGTGCGCTAGGAATTGACTCCTCACCTCTCTATGGGTATGGTAACACAAAGACTTCAATCATGATCATCTTATTGCTTTTGCTGATAATTTTTTGCAGCTTTCAGGTTCGCCAAGAAGCGGATTTTGTCGCAGAAGGAGCTCCTTGACAGGGCATTTGGATGCTCAGCTTGTTGAATCAATAGCGTTTTGCTTGGATTAAAAACATAGGATTTGAGCTTGACTCCAAAGCAGTGTTAGTGTTAATAGGAGATTGGATTCGGCTGAAAAATCACTTCCTTCTATTATATGTAAATTATTTTGTTATGATGATTCTCCTCACCCGCATTTACATCAATTATAAATCCAAAAGTTTTTGACTTGAATCCAAGTGCTTGTTCATTATCCTGCTTTTTTATTTGAAGTATGGTACACTTGGCAAGTCTTTAAAAGGGCCCAAATCCTTAACCTTTGAACTTGAATTGGGCCTAATCATCCGAATTTCCATGTGTTATTGCTCCTCACACACACTGCCACAACAATCCACCTGTCCCTCCTTTCTCCATTTCTGCCCACCTCCCCCaaggcaaagcaaagaacatTCCTAAACCGCCCAACCCCTAAAGCCACCTCCGCTTCCTTAATATCAGATCTAATCCCCCCAAACTGAGCATGGCGCTAGAATGGGTAGTGCTTGGCTACGCCGCGGGTGCAGAAGCCCTCATGGTTCTCCTCCTCACGCTACCTGGCCTCGACGGTCTCCGTAAGGGCTTGATCGCCGTCACTCGTGGCCTCCTCAAACCCTTCTTGTCGGTGGTCCCGTTTTGCCTCTTCCTACTGGTGGATATTTACTGGAAATACGAGACACGGCCTAGCTGTGAGGGCGATTCTTGTACTCCTTCCGAGCATCTCCATCACCAGAAATCCATCATGAAGAGCCAACGCAACGCGCTTCTCATAGCCGCCGCTCTCCTTTTTTATTGGCTTCTTTATTCTATTACTGGCCTTGTTGTTAAGGTCGAGCAGTTGAATCAGCGCCTTGAGAGGCTTAAAAATCGGGATTGAGTGAGATAagtgccttttttttttcttttacaacgCTTGTGTTTGGGCTAAACTTTTTGTTGtgatgttttaaatttataattctcTCTCTGTTGTGTTTGGCTACTATGAAGGATTTTATTATCTTACAAGAATTACATGGTCATATTGTTTAATCTCTGTTTTCTCAAATTGTAATTTGTTAGGCTTTTGGTTAAAATTATGCTCTCTTATGAATTTGTTTTTGATTCGACATAGATGATGGCTACTTTTTGAATTGGAATTGAGGTTTTGGTAATATGTAGCTGCAATTTTTAAGTAAGAACAAGTTGATTATCATTTGGGAGTGGGTGTAGTATTCATATGATCGAGTTCAGTGCCTGCCATTTGTGTGTACTAATTGAGGCTGAAGTTCATAGGTGGTTACTGTTCAATCAGACTGTTTTCAGAACCTGATGTGTAATTAGAAGCATCAAATCCATGTCAGGATGATCTAAGTAATTTATtctttatgttgttattttgGTGCTTTCTAGTTTGTTCCATTAAAATAAGTAGCAAGTTTAGGAATTTGGTGGTCGAACATGGGTTTAGTAAGTTGAAAGAAATTGAGCATCACTATGTGAACTGAGGTGTTGGAGATTGCGGCTTAAAATCTGTCCATTGTGGTTGGTGGTAAGTGGTAAAAGAGGGAATCCAACATAGGGAACTTGCTTCTATAATGCATGTCATACCAAATGGACAAACTTGAGGCtgattttagattaaattaaatattagtttGTTTAAATGATatccaaataatttaatataagtttttaagtattttagatataaaaaatcaaatcttTCATCTTCGAATCAGCTTGTGTCCTTGTAAGCGATtctataattttaatgttttactcagttttttccttaaaaacatTACTATTTCTTTTATAGGATTCTACTTACTATTTTTTCTTTTGAGTTCCTTCATGCCAAGTTccacttattattattttttgaataataatcgactagaaatttattaataaaaaaagtagGAAAACATAGCTGGATCCAAAGACTGGGTCCAGGCTTGTTAAAAGATTAACACACTTTCGGCCTTACTTTTTAAAAACAGAGCAAAATTCAAAAGACAACCCTAAGTAAAAAAGACAACGCATTTACtactaaagaaaaaggaaacttaatgttattattttagggtgggtttggatgggcgattgggtgcggtgcggtgcgtttagcttactttttgtcttacgctacagtatcgctacagtatctaatctcaccgccaccgctgtttttacactaaccgcaggtaaacgcaccgcccatccaaactcacactTAGTCGATTTCAAACAACTGGACGCCTTATTCTATCGTCTTTTCACATCACTTGTCCCATCTGTTCTGTCGATAGCCTTTCCAATATTTCCTTTGCCTGCTatctcattcttttctttcttcccaAAACGAGTTTTAGTCTGGGTTCCGTCTCCATCATCGCTCCGGATTCGAATGGTAAAGATTTGGAGCCGCTCTCACCAGGTGCGTTTCCTCTCCCTTAAAGTTTCTTCTGCAAGTTTGTGGGCATAGACATTTTCTGATCTGTTAATAAACTGGAAATTGATTTCATGAAAACAAATCTTTTTGCTTTGAATATCTCTGATGATTGCCTCTATGACTGATTTGTCTGATTTCATTGTTTGGCATTTTTTGATAACTGTTTGGGAGTCCTCGATTATCGTTACTGAGAGGAGATCCAACGAGAGTTCTAACTTTATAGCCTGTAATCCTGCATAAGCTTTTGCTGCAAACGGAGATGGAACGTTTGTGTTCAAAACAGTCTTCGTTGCTAGGAGTGCCCCCATCTGGCCCCAAACAACCAAGCCCGATGCCGATTTGAAATTTCTTTTGTCAAAAGCTGCGTCAATCTGAATCATCGCCCTGGTATTTGCACCTTGTTGGCTGTGGCTTCTGTTCGTGTTTAAGGTAATCGTTCTTTCTGCCAAGCCTTCAAGTTTAGCCATGTATCTTTGGATTTTTTGTGATAACTCCCTTCCTGTCTTTAACTTTCTCTCATGAATAAGTTTATTCCTTGAACTCCAGATGAACCACAATCTGCGGCAGAACATTCGGCACTGTTTAGAAGTACTCCTCTTAAAGATCCAGGTAAGCCAGTCCCATAAACTTTGAATCTTGCTATTAATAACCCAAAAAAGATCTAACGTTTTCCATACCTCTATTATAGGACATTGTCGAAAAACATGAGTGCTATCTTCTTTCCCATTTCTGCAGCGAGGACATAATACATTATTAGTTGCTCGTTTATGCTTTAGGTTTACTAGGGTAGGGATATAGTTTCATGATATTCTCCATattgtaattgtaattgtaatttttaaaggtAGCTGTAGAATCTAGAGCTTTTTGTAGAATTCCTTTATATTGTTATTAGGACCCAACCTAGCATCTTGTAATAGTTTTAGGCACATTTGACTGAGAATTCGCCAGATGGTTCTCCTTTCCACACTTGAAAACCATCATGAGCTGTTTgatttgcaaaattttttgaGCTATATTCGTTTGAAAGGTACTATTAACTAGATCTGTCTTCCAAGTTTTATTTGTGGCATCAATTAAATCTGAGACTAACTTGATTCTATCATTGTCGTTTCTGTTGCTCTATTCATCTGAATCCATCGATCGTCCGAAACAGATATTTCATTTCACCTTCCAACCTTCCAGCACAGTCTGCTCTGCAATAGACCTTTTGCAGCCTAAACACTCTTCTAGATAAGTGAAGTTAGGTTTCCTAATTGTGAATTAAGAAAATCTGAATGCGGGTAATATTTAGCCTTAAAAACTCTAGCTAATAAGAAATTCAGATGATCAATGAGGCGTCGACCTTGCTTAGCTAATAATGCGATATTAAACTGGTGAATATTTCAAAAACCAAGATCCTCATTCTCTTTTAAAGTGCAGAGGTTTCTCCATGCACAGTGTATTCCTCTTTTATCATATCCTTTTTGCCACAAGAAGTTAGCAATAATACTCACTCTGCACATAACGATTTAGGTAATAGGAAACAAGTCATTATGTAAGTTGGAATGGATTGGATAATAGCTTTAATAAATACTTCTTTCCCTTCTTGAGATAAATATCTAGTACTCTAATTATCAATACGCTTCTTAAGTTGatcttttaaattctaaaatgactcccttttctttcttccaACCATGTAAGGCAATTTAAGATAGCGTTTTGGATCGTTTGAGCTGAGCACCTCTAAAATATTGACAACCGTCCGTTTGTCATCTTCTTACGTGTTTCTATTAAAAAAGACAGTTGATTTATCGAAATTAACACATTTGCCCAAACAAATTCTATATTCTCTTAGAATTCCTTTCACTAAAGTAGCTTCTTAATTTGTAGCCTTAATAAATAAGATGCAGTTATTGTAAATAGCAAATATGATGCTTATGGACTATTCTTGCTGACTTTTACTCCTTTTAGTAGTCCTTTAGTTGCGAGTCGCATTAAACAAGATAAATCTTCTccatatataagaaataaaaatagactcaGTAGGTTCCTTTGTCGAAATCCCCTTGTTGGTCAAAAGTTCTCCTGCATATCCATTAACCATTACTAAATAGGAAACAGTGGTTAAACATTTCATAAGAGTTTCAATCCAATTTATAGCAAAACCTATTTGTATCATTATTTCTTTGATAAAGTTTCATTCAACAATATCATATGCTTTACTCATATCTAATTTCACCGTTATAAACCCTTTTTTCCCTAACCTCTTCTATTTAAATGTATGTAGACTTTCATAAGCTAACAACACATTATCTGAAATTAGTCTGCCTAGTACAAAAGTGATATGAGAAATATCAATACATTTATCAATAACTCCTCTAAGTGGATTTGCAATAGTTTTTGCCAAAATTATATAAATCACATTGCATAAACTGATAGGTCGAAAATGCTTTATATTAAAAGGATTGgtaatttttggaatgagtattATATTAGTAGAGTTAATTTGTTTAacctctatacttttatttaggATTTGTAAACAAAAATTGGTGACATCATCCCCAATAATGTGCTAGCACTTTTGATAAAGTA
Protein-coding sequences here:
- the LOC107886282 gene encoding uncharacterized protein, producing the protein MALEWVVLGYAAGAEALMVLLLTLPGLDGLRKGLIAVTRGLLKPFLSVVPFCLFLLVDIYWKYETRPSCEGDSCTPSEHLHHQKSIMKSQRNALLIAAALLFYWLLYSITGLVVKVEQLNQRLERLKNRD